The proteins below are encoded in one region of Drosophila santomea strain STO CAGO 1482 chromosome 2R, Prin_Dsan_1.1, whole genome shotgun sequence:
- the LOC120444752 gene encoding chromobox protein homolog 1 — MSKKSTDSSQGGRDLEDKSSEFTVEKFMAKRYLRGRPQYLAKWEGYSMEQSTWEPLENLGNCMTLVADFEAELFKKSQEKQNTQ; from the coding sequence ATGTCCAAGAAATCCACCGATTCTAGCCAGGGTGGCCGAGACCTCGAGGACAAATCCTCCGAATTTACAGTGGAGAAGTTTATGGCCAAGCGGTATCTGCGTGGACGTCCCCAGTACCTGGCCAAGTGGGAGGGCTATTCAATGGAGCAGTCCACCTGGGAGCCTCTGGAGAACTTGGGCAATTGCATGACGCTGGTTGCGGACTTTGAGGCGGAACTATTCAAGAAGAGCCAGGAAAAACAGAATACCCAATGA
- the LOC120444750 gene encoding testis-specific chromodomain protein Y 1: MSGKAQQPNPGQVVGPPNDQAQEYKVEKIVGKRFLNGRPQFLVKWEDFPQEDNTWEPMENVGNCMQLVCEFETELFRRTQNALGKPGEELVTSPTSSGPLITENTPRSSKKTQQRSKPVQTKTKAETSQMNQKEKENIKKMAGTIKNIQNGPKALKPSTSQISTRRSTDVFNGKTSTPTKNIIETPRFHSQFNAINLSESSDEESVGAKSQQARLPKQKSPTPPQPRGPIEFPQDEDALLASKEVPPVLHREQSQPMQSPRQSDVSDVCSSTSVSSSDESSSSSSSSTDSSSSSVASSKVGQSKTNPTSLDQIKLSSGLSDVSTAEPAASSLDALKKEARKWATDKRESKFGIPTSKRESAAPQSMALDSTDSGPTDFEMERMHSCPAKQQSNWNVPEPLIEPPVEQVRSRQPGNRRMSQAGTAKEVAPKQSITTHAAELDTKKEAMTLPGGKRGKTRQDWRMPERKTPFGLNRGLELDEVHHCYQVGEHLFLFVSWKGCLAIDAVPLKDLKEAYPLQIIKYFQSLKIAVPK; this comes from the exons ATGTCTGGCAAGGCTCAACAACCCAATCCCGGCCAGGTCGTTGGCCCGCCTAACGATCAAGCACAAGAATATAAAGTGGAGAAAATCGTCGGTAAACGCTTCTTAAATGGGCGTCCCCAGTTCCTGGTGAAATGGGAGGATTTTCCGCAAGAAGATAACACCTGGGAGCCGATGGAAAACGTCGGCAACTGCATGCAGCTGGTCTGCGAATTCGAGACAGAGCTCTTCAGGCGAACGCAGAATGCCCTGGGTAAACCTGGCGAGGAACTGGTGACCAGTCCTACCAGCAGCGGCCCATTGATCACCGAAAATACACCCAGGAGCTCTAAGAAGACACAACAACGTTCCAAGCCGGTGCAGACCAAAACCAAAGCTGAAACATCGCAAATGAATCAGAAAGAGAAggaaaatattaagaaaatgGCGggaacaattaaaaatatccaaaatgGGCCCAAAGCGCTGAAGCCTAGTACTAGCCAAATCTCCACTCGGAGGTCAACGGATGTTTTCAACGGCAAAACATCAACGCCAACGAAAAACATTATTGAGACTCCCAGGTTTCATAGCCAATTCAATGCTATAAATTTGAGCGAATCCAGTGACGAGGAATCCGTAGGAGCCAAATCTCAACAAGCTCGTCTTCCCAAACAAAAATCTCCGACACCGCCACAACCGCGCGGGCCTATTGAATTTCCCCAAGATGAAGACGCACTGTTGGCCTCGAAAGAAGTGCCTCCTGTCCTGCATCGTGAACAATCCCAGCCTATGCAGAGCCCAAGGCAAAGTGATGTTTCGGATGTTTGTTCTTCCACCAGTGTGTCATCATCCGATGAGTCGTCATCATCCAGTAGCTCATCGACAGACTCATCGTCCAGTTCTGTGGCATCGTCCAAGGTCGGCCAATCGAAAACTAATCCGACATCGCTGGACCAGATAAAGTTGTCGTCTGGCTTATCCGATGTTTCCACAGCTGAACCTGCAGCTTCTTCGCTGGACGCACTAAAAAAAGAGGCTCGCAAATGGGCGACCGACAAGCGGGAGTCCAAATTTGGCATTCCGACCTCAAAGAGGGAAAGCGCAGCACCACAATCCATGGCTTTGGATTCAACTGACAGTGGTCCCACTGATTTCGAAATGGAGCGC ATGCACAGCTGTCCTGCCAAGCAGCAGAGCAACTGGAATGTGCCAGAGCCGCTAATCGAACCGCCAGTGGAGCAAGTCAGATCCAGGCAGCCAGGAAACCGTCGCATGAGTCAAGCTGGGACCGCAAAGGAGGTGGCCCCGAAGCAGTCGATTACGACTCATGCAGCAGAGTTAGATACCAAGAAGGAGGCAATGACTTTACCAGGCGGCAAGCGTGGAAAAACTAGACAGGATTGGAGAATGCCGGAGCGCAAGACACCCTTCGGATTGAATCGCGGACTGGAGCTGGATGAGGTCCACCACTGCTACCAAGTGGGTGAACATCTCTTCCTGTTTGTCTCGTGGAAAGGCTGCCTGGCTATCGATGCAGTGCCGCTGAAAGACCTTAAGGAAGCGTATCCATTGCAGATAATTAAGTACTTCCAGAGCTTGAAGATCGCTGTGCCCAAGTAA